The sequence TGTTGAATCTGGTGGGAATGACGACAGAAAAGGGTTTAATGATTTACAAAATACTATCCCCAAAAAAATATATACAAAAGTTATATTTTGGGAAGTATCAAGAATTGCTCGTAAAATATCTACTGGTATGAAATTCTTTGAAGATTTAGAAAAATATGGAGTTAGCTTTGAAAGTGTTTCTCAACCATATTTAAAAGATTTTATGAGTTTATCTATTTTCTTAGCTTGGGGAACTGAGGATTTAAAGCAAATGTCTTTAAGAATCAAATCAAATCTTTTAGAAAAAACAAAGGCAGGGTATTTTGTTCACGGAAATCCTGCTACTGGATATATAAGAGGAAAAAATAAAATGATTGTTCCTGATCCTGAAAAAGCTCCTTTAATTTTAAAGATATTTGAAACTTTTGCTGAGAATTGGAATCTTAGTGAAACAGGTAGAATTTTTGGAAAAACTAGAAGTGATATAACAGAAATAATTGATAATAGAATTTATATTGGAGAAGTTGTATATAAAAAATATGTAAAAGATCCTGTTGATTCAAAGCATAGAATCAAGACCAAAAATAATAGAATATGGTACAAAGGACTACATGAGCCTATTGTGCCTCTAGAACTTTTTAACCTTTGTCAAGAAATTAGAAAACTCAATATCAAGATAAGAGAAAGCAGAGAAAAAGGGAAACCTATCCTTTTATTTAGTGGTTTAGTTGTTTGTACTTGTGGTAAAAAAATGTTTCAGACTAGAAGATATCACACAAATAAAGCTGGAGAAAAATATCCATATTATGTTTATCTTTGTACAAATAAATTAACAGGAAAAAAACATTCTATTGCTGCTAGAAAATTAGATAATGCTATAATAGAAAAAATTAAAAATTCTAAAGAGTTATTAGAATTAAACGGCATCGAATACAATGAAAATGAATCTATAAAAAATAAATTAAAACTTATAGAGAAAGAACTTCTAGCTTTGGAAACAGAAAGAGAAAGAATTATAAAGCTATTCCAAAAAGAATTTATAAATGAAGATGAACTTGAAAGTAAATTCAATGATATAACAGCTAGAAAGAAAAAACTTAAAGAAAGTCAAAAGCACTATGAAGAAGAAGATAAAAAAGAATCTTCAAAAGATAATGTTGAAAATTTTGAAAAATTAAAATATATAATTGAAAATTATTCAGAAGATGATGTTGTTGAAACTAGAAAGTTATTAAGGTTATTAATAAAAGAAATAACTGTTGTAAGCAAAAAGCCATTAAAAGTAAATATCATTTTTAATTAAAGTTTATTTTGATAAACTTATTTTATTTCCCAAAAAACAGGGTAAAGGCATTAGTTTCAACTGACTCTGGAATAAAAGATTTTAGAGGAAAAAATGGTTTATATAAAGAAAAAAACTATATGGGATATGAGCCTGAAGAGATTTTAAGTATTGACTTTTTCCTTAGTCACACTGATATTTTTAATAAATATATTGAAGAAAAGATGATGATTAACGATATCAAGCCAAACCCTGGACATAAAGCTTTAGCTGAGCTTGAAAAAATGGGAAAAGTTAAAGCGGTTATCACTCAAAATATAGATAATCTTCATCAAGAGGGAGGAAGTAAAAAAGTCCTTGAACTTCACGGTACTTTAAAAGATTGGTATTGTCTAAAATGTGGTAAAAGAGCTAACAGAAGATTTGATTGTGAATGTGGAGGAGTTGTTAGACCTCGTGTTACTCTTTATGGAGAAATGCTTGATGAAAAAGTTACTGATGCTGCTATATCTGAGATAAAAAAAGCTGATACCTTAATTATTATCGGTACTAGCCTTACAGTTTATCCTGCTGCTTATTATATCAATTACTTTAGAGGAAAAAATCTTGTGATTATAAATGAAACTCCTACATCTCAAGACCATATCGCCACTCTTGTTATAAGGGATAACTTCTCCAAAGTTTTCTCAGAAACTTTAGAAATCTTAAAAAATAACTAAATAAACTTATTCTAATTTGCTATTTTGTTAGAATAGATTAGAATATATTAGAATAAAATTATAAAAAAATATGGAGCTGTTATACTTTATAAATAAAAATATAATAGCTCCTTTTATTTTAATAATTATTTTTTATAAATTGTTCTACTGTCAGCTTGAGTTTGAGCTACTATTGTAACTTCAGATACTTGTACTCTATCTGGTTGATTAGCTGTTGAAACTATAATATCAGCTATATCATCTGGAGTTAATGCCTCAATACCTTTGTAAACATTTTTAGCTCTTTCAACATCTCCACTAAATCTTGTTAAACTAAAATCAGTTTCCACAAGCCCTGGTTGAATATTTGTTACTTTTAATGGAGTTTCCAAAAGCTCTATTCTTAGAGCGTCAGTTATAAATCTAACTGCTGCTTTTGTAGCACAATAAACCCCACCATTAGCATAAGATAAGGCTCCAGCCACAGAACCTAGATTTATTATATGCCCTTTATTGTATTTTAACATTAATGGCACAACAGCTCTTGTAACAAATAAAAGTCCTTTTATATTAGTATCTATCATTGTATTTATATCTTCTATACTAACTTCATAAACTTTATCAAGTCCTTTAGCAAGACCAGCATTATTTACCAAAACATCTATACTTTTTAAATCTTCTGGTAAAGAGTTTATAAGTTCTTCACAATCCTTACCATCTCTTACATCTCCCACAAGAAGTGTTATCTCAGTATCAGGATATTTTTCATTGATTTCTTGTATTAGTTTTTTTCCTTTTTCCTCATTTCTTATCATAAGTATTAGACGAGAACCCATTTCAGCAAATTGCATAGCACAACTTTTACCTATCCCTGCAGTAGCTCCTGTTATCAAAACTATTTTTCCTTTTAATCTGTTCATAATATCCCTCCTAGCCATTGATATATTTATTTTTTATCTTTTCCACAGTGTCGTACAAATAACTTTCTCTATTTATATCCACACTGTAATCACAAGATATTTTATACAAAATCTCTCTCTTGTTATAAAGCTCCACAAGTTTTTTATAAGGTTCATCTACATTTAAAAGAGGTCTGTGCTTTTTATTCTTAACTCTATCATAGATACAATCTATATCACAGTTAAGATATACCACAAAAGATGATTCCTTAAGTTTTTTTATATTGGCATTGTCAATAATTACTCCCCCACCAGTAGAGATTACAATATTATTATCCTTTGATTCCTTGTCTATTATTTTTCTTTCTAACTCTCTAAAATACTGCTCTCCATCTTGCTCAAAGATTTCTGTCACACTTCTTTTTTCAAGCTTTACAATCTCTTTGTCTATATCTACAAATTTCATCTCAAGGGCTCTTGCTAGTGCTTTTCCAACTGTTGTCTTACCACTACCCATAAAGCCTATTAATGCTATATTCTCCTTCATTTTTCACCTTCCATTCTTTAGTATAACATATTTTAAATATTATCACAAATTTTTTTACTTCAATTTAAACTCTTATTTTTATTATTTTTATAAAATAATTTGCTCATTTAAAAAATATAAGCTATAATGATAATATACGAATTTATTTTTTTTAAGGAGGATTTATGGACCCTATTCTAATTTTTGGACACAGACACCCAGACACAGATTCTATCTGTTCTTCTATTGCTTTGGCAAATTTAAAAAAAGAGCTTGGAGAAGAGGCAATCCCTTGTCGTCTTGGAGAGATTAACAACGAAACAAGATTTGTTTTAGATTATTTTAAAATTGATACTCCTAAGTTTTTAAAAACTGTTAGTGCTCAGATTTCCGACCTAACTCGTGTTGAAAAAAAAGTATTATCTGTCAACGACTCATTAAAGGGAGCTTTGGACACTATGACTGAGGAAAATTTCTCCAGTCTTCCTGTAATAGATGAAAATAGACAATTAAAAGGAATGTTACACGTATCTGACATTGCTAACACTTATTTAAACCTTGACCACTGTGATTTATTTACAAAATATACAACTACCTTTGAAAATCTTATGAATGTTTTAAAGGGAGATATTGTAAGTGGAGTTTATCCTAGTGGAATAATAACAGGAAATTTAAAATCTATATCAGAGCTTGACGAGGTTAGCAAAGGGGATATTGTTGTTACAACTTATCTTGCTGACGGTATCGACCGTTCTATAAAAGCTGGAGCAAAAGTCATAATAGTTTCTTGCTCAGAAGAGGATTTTATATCTCCTCGTGTAACATCTGAATGTGCTATAATGAGAGTTCACTCAAACTTATTTAAAATAATAAGTCTTATTAGCCAATCGCTTTCAGTTTCATCTATAATTCCTAAAGAAAAATTTTACTCATTTAAGATAGATGAATTTTTACACGACATCAAAGATATTATGAAAGAGGCTACACAAACAAACTTCCCAGTTACTAAAAAAGATGGGACAGTTTATGGTACAATCAGAACTAAAAACCTGATTAACTTTACTAGAAAAAAAGTTATCCTTGTTGACCATAACGAAAAGGAACAATCTGTTGACGGATTACAAGATGCAAAGATTTTACAAGTTGTTGACCATCATAAATTTGGTAATTTTATAACTGATGAGCCTGTTAAGATAAATGCTGAGATTGTAGGTTGTACATCAACTATTATTTATGACCTTTACAAAGCTGCAAGAGTTGTGCCTAGTAAGGAAATAGCTGGTATTATGATGAGTGCTATACTTTCTGATACTTTACTTTTTAAATCTCCTACTTGTACAGAAAAGGACATTGAGGCTGTAAGAGAACTTTCAAAACTTTGTGGTGAAGAGGATTTTGAATCTTTTGGAATGAAAATGCTTATTGCTGGTACATCACTAAAAAATATGACTTCTCAAGAGATACTTTCTATAGATATGAAAGAGTTTACAATGAATGGAGTTAAAATCTCTATCTCTCAAATCAACACTGTTGACATTCAAGGAGTTCTTGAAAAGAAAAAAGACTTTGAAGATATAATGAATATCAACAACGAAATCCACGATTATTCACTATCAATTTTAATAATCACAGATATTATTAAATCTGGTTCATATTTCTTGGCTATTGGAGACAAACAAAACTTATTAGAAAAAGCCTTTGATGTAAAATTAGAAAATAATATTGTCTGGTTAAACGGAATAATCTCAAGAAAAAAACAAGTAGTTCCTGTTCTTATGGTAACTAGTCAAAACTTAGATTAAGGAGGGGCAATTGAAAAAATATCTTTTTAGGGACATTCTTCTTATAACTATTGGAGCATTTTTAATAGCTTTTGGTATTCATTATTTTTATAGAGCCAACTCTCTAGGAAGTAGCGGAATAACAGGGATTTGCCTTATTTTATTTTATCTATTTAAATTTGATATAGGGACTACCTATGCTCTTTTAAATATTCCTTTGATAATTATAGGATATAAATTAATAGGGGGCAAATTTATTTTAAAGACTTTCTACGGAACAGTTATGACATCAGTTGCCTTTGAAATTTTATCAAGAGTTCCAACAGCTCCTCTACAAGATAAATTGATGGCTTGTATATTCGGTGGGATTTTGGTAGGACTTGGGCTTGGTTCTATGTTTGCTGCTGGTGGATCTAGTGGTGGTACAGATATTTTAGTAAAGATTTTAAATAAATATTTTGAAATACCTGTTGGTAAAGCATTTTTTATTATGGACTTTACAGTTCTTAGTATCTCTGGATTTCTTTTTGGTAAAGAAATATTTATGTATACTTTAGTTGGAGTTTTCTCTTGTACAAAAGTTATAGATATGATTCAAGATGGATTTGATAGCTCTAAGGCTATAACTATTATTTCTGATAAATCTCTTATTATAAAAGATATCATTATGAAAGAGGCTAAAAGAGGGACTACAATTATAAAAGCTCAAGGGGGCTTTGAGGGAAAAGAAAAAAATATGCTTTCTTGTATTGTGAATCGTTATGAAGTAACTGCTATAAAAAGAATTATCCGTTCAGTTGATGAAGATGCTTTTGTATATATCACTGATGTGGCAGAGGTTCTTGGAAAAGGATTTAAGGATTTAAAAATAAAATAATTAAAATTTACAAAAATATTCTCTAAAAGAAAAAAGAGCTACTATACTAAATAAAGTATAGTAACTCTTATTTTTTTATAAAACTTCTTTCCAAAAACTTTTATTGCCTCTGAAGATATCTCTTCTATAAATAAGTAAAATAGCCACATAATACAAGAAATGTTTCTTATAATTTTTAAAATATTTATTTAAGTCTAAAGATTCCTTTGTAAATCTTTGTAATCTTAAAACATCTTTATAAATTCCCAACTTATTAAAGAAAGCTCTTCTAAACTTACTGTCTATCATAATCATTCCTTTACAAGTTTTTATAAAGTTTTCTGGCTTACAATCTCCATGATAATGTTTTAATGAATGTAGTTTCACTAAAAGTTTCATCATCTCATCATAATCCTCTTTTGTTTTTGGGCTTTCTCCTCTTACAAAATTAGTCATATAAATCAGTTCTGAATGGAAAAAATCTATCTTTTTTTCAATGATAAACTTTACATTATATGTATTAAAAAATCCCTTTGAATTAAGTGCTTTTATATTATTGTACATCAATCTTATATTATTATTTAACCCAAAGAAATTAAAAGTTTTTTCTCTTTTTAATACATATTCCTCTCCATCAATTTTTAAAAGAGCTACCCTTCTATTATGTCTATCAGCTAAAATTGCCTCTTTTATAAATTTATCTTCTAAAAGTTTTCCTAAAATGTTTTTAGTCTCGTCAGTCTCCTCATAAAAAATTTTTAATTCCATAATTTCTCTCCCTTTCCACTACAAAATCAAAATTTTTATCCAACTAGTTCTATTCTATTTCCCTCAGGATCAAGTATTACACTTTCGTAATATCCATCTCCTGTGGTTCTTGGTTCTCCTATTATTTTATACCCATCTTTTCTAAAAATTTCTGTTAGCTCATTTACTTTTTCTTTACTTCCCACTTTAAAAGCTAGGTGAGCCAAACCTAAAATCTCTTTATATATTCTCTCTTCTATATCTTTTCTTTTCATAAGTTCTATTCTTGTAGCACCATCAAAAGATATAAAATATGATTCAAATCCTTTTATTTTGTTTTCATATTTTTGATTAGATACTCCGTCAAAATATTTACAATAGAACTCTCTCATCTTTTCTAAATCTTCTACCCAAATAGCAATATGGTCTATCATTATGCCTCCAAGAAAATTTTTTCTAAATATTTTGCCTCTGCATCTTCATCATTTGTTCCTATCACTTCTAAATTAGGTTGAGCTTTCTTTAATTTTTCGCTGGCATTTCCCATAATAAGCCCTTTTCCTACGATACTTAACATCTCTTCATCATTAAGTCCATCTCCAAAAGCGATAGCTTCAGAAAGTTTTATTCCCTCTCTATCTAAAATCTCTTTTAAAGTTTTTCCCTTTGACACATCTTTTTTCATTATTTCTAAACAAATATCCAAAGATGCTGTCAAAGTTATATCTTCCACAAGTTTTTTATTTTCTCTTATTTTATTTTCAAGTTCCTCTATTTTTTCTTTTTCACCTATATAGCAAAATTTTAAAATATTCTCTTTATCATAGTTTTTAAAATCTACAATATTTGGAGCAAATCCAGATTCTTTATGATAAGCATTAAAGTCTGGTAACATTCTATCTACGTCCCAACCATCACTTGTATAAGTATTAACTATTACGTCTTTATCAGCTTGAATATTTAAAACTCTTTCAACATCTTTTTTATCCATTAAATGCTCAATTAAAAGTTCTCCATCACTTGTGTGAGCATTAGCTCCGTTAGAAGATATTAAATAAGATTTTGCCCCTAACTGCTTCATAAAACAAGAAGCATCAATATAATGTCTTCCAGTAGCGATTATAAATTTTACATCTTTCTCTTTTATTATTTTTTTGATAACATTTTTAGTATATTCTGATATCATATGATGTGAATTTAACAAAGTTCCATCTAAATCACTTATTATTGCTTTGTACATCTTACCTCCTAATTTTTCTTTTAGTATAATTATATATTAAAGATAGAAAATATTCAATAGCTAAAACAATATAATATTTCTATAATTTTTTATTATATGTTATAATGTAAAAAAACGAAAGGAGGTTTTTTATGGTAATAAAGATTAGTAAAAAAGTTGAAGAACATATCAAAAAAAATAACCTAATCGGAATTGTCTTAAAGAGAGAGTCTTTAAGCTTTGGCTGAGCTGGTTGTCGTGATGTAATTCAGGGTGAATTAGTTAAAGATAACTCTCAAATAGAAGGCAAAAATTTTAAATATAACATTGAAGAAGTCCAAGGAGTAAAAGTGTTTATTCCTGAATATTTAAAAAATTTGAAAAATATAAAAATCAGCTCTAACTTTCTTAGCCTTTTTATAAAAGGTGTAATACTAGACGTCGAAGCTGATTGAAAAATATAAAAGACATAAAATTTATAGAGGATAGCCTAAAAACTATCCTCTATTTTTTATTAGTCATCTATATAGTTATCAAAATATCCTTGAATTAAGATAATTGGTGTTCCTTTATCTCCACTTCCTGAAGTTAAGTCACATAGTGATCCAATAAGGTCAGTAAGTCTTCTTGGAGTAGTTCCTTGAGTTATCATTTGTCCTTTAAGGTCAGAATCTTTTCCTTTGATTGCTTCAGCAACAGCTTTATTTAATTCTTCTCCTTTAAGTCCAGCTAAATCATTGTCTGCTAAGTATTTTAATTTTATTTCGTTTGGTGTTCCTTCTAATCCATCTGTATATCCTGGAGATACTACTGGGTCAGCAAGTTCCCAAATTTTTCCAACTGGGTCTTTGAAAGCTCCGTCTCCGTAAACCATAACTTCGATATTTTTTCCAGTAGCTTCTTTTAACATAGCTTGGATTTTTACAACGATTTCTTTACAGTTACGAGGGAATAATTTTACTGAATCTTCAGTAGCTTTGTTAGATCCTAATAATCCGTAAGCTTCATTAAATCCACTTCCATTTACTGACGCAGTTAAGATTTCATCCATTCCGTAAACTATTTTAGCTCCAGCATTTTTTAATAATTTTTTAGTTCTCATACGAGTGTGAATATCGCAGTTTAATACGCAGTCTGTATATTTTAAAATAGCAGTTGGGTTGTTAGCAAATATTACTTCTACTTCTGCCCCTTGCTCTCTTATTAATTCTGAATAATATTCGATGTAGTTTACTCCTGTAAATACGTGGATAGGATTTCCAAATTTTTCAGTAAACTCTTTTTCTGTTAAAACATCTGTCCAAGGATTTACACCTTTTTCATCTAGTAAATCATAGTCTATAAAGTGATTTCCTACTTCGTCTGATGGATAGCTAAACATTAAAACTATTTTTTTAGCTCCTCTAGCGATTCCTTTTAAACATACAGAAAATCTATTACGGCTTAGAATTGGGAAAATAACTCCTATTGTATTATCTCCATATTTAGCCTTTACGTCAGCAGCTACATCGTCTATAGTAGCATAGTTTCCTTGTGCTCTAGCTACGATTGATTCTGTTATTGCAACAACATCTTTATCTCTTAAAGCTATATTTTCACTTTTTGTAGCTGCTAAAACTGCATCTACTGTGAAAGTAATTATATCGTCACCACTGTGTATGATTGGTGCACGAAGTCCTCTTGAAATAGTTCCTACTAATCTTCCCATATTTTATCTCCTTTAACATAAGTTTTTTTTCAAATCTATTTTTCCATTAACGTTTAATTATAATATTTTTTAAAAATTTTGTCAATAAAAAAATTATACTCAGTCCATAAAGCAACTCTTTTTTATTTTTTGGATTAAAATATGCAATTTACAATTTTTTTTTATTATATTTTTACATATTTTTGTATTTTTTCAATTTTTTCTTTTGTAAAAATCACTCTCTACATATAGATGATATCTTTTTTTTCCTTTATTGTCAAGGATAAAATAATTTTAAGAGGTATTATTTTATTCAAAACAGATATAAATATTGAAAAATTTTTTCAAAAAATAAAAAAAACACCTAAAATCTCAATCTCTCAAGATTCTAGGTGCAATTTATTTAAAAGTTATTATCCTTCAATGAAGTTTAAGTCAGCCATTTTTTCATAGATAGAGTTTAATCTTCTCATTTGAGAAAGTCTATTATTTTTTATAGCTTCATCTTTATCATTTATCATTACTGAATCAAAGTAGTTATTTATAACTTCTTCTCCAGAAACGATAGCTTCTAAATATCCTTTATAATCTTTTGCTGATAAAAGTTCGCAAGTTGTTTTGTCTAGAGTTTCTACATAAGAATATAAAGTTTTTTCAGCTTCTTCTCTGAATAATTCTTGGTTAACATCTTGTGTTTTATGAGCTTTTACAATGTTTCCAACTCTTTTTACTATTCCTATTAATTTTTTGAAGTTTTCTTCTTGAACTGCTTCACCTAAAACTTCTATCATAGTTCTAGTTTCCACAACGTTATCCCAAGATTTTTCAACTACAGCAGAGATTATATCTCTTCTGTATCCCATATCTGTAAATACGTTGATAACTCTTTGTTTTAAGAATTCTAATACTTCTTTCTTTAAAGCAACTTTATCTTTCTTTAATACTCCGTCAGCTTCTAAAACTTCTATACTTTTATCAACTAAAGCTTCTAATGAAACATTTAAGTTAGAATTTAGTATAACGTTTACAATTCCAAGTGCTGCTCTTCTTAATGCAAATGGGTCTTTAGAACCTGTAACTTGGATTCCAACACCTAAACAACCAACTAAAGTATCAATTCTGTCACAGATTCCTGCAACGATTCCCTCTTTAGTAGTTGGTAATTTATCCCCTTTAAATCTTGGGAAGTAGTGTTCTTGGATTCCTAAAGATACTGTTTCTTTTTCTCCAGATTTTAAAGCATAATCTGCTCCCATAAGTCCTTGTAATTCAGTAAATTCTTTTTCATTTATCATATTTGTTACAAGGTCAGCTTTACATAAAGTAATTGTTCTTTGGATATCTTCTCTTATATCTTCATATCCTAATTTATCGATTAAAGCATCGGCAACTTTTGATACTCTTCTCATTTTAGCAGCGATAGTTCCTAAATCTTTTTGGAATACTACTGTTTCTAATTTTTTAACATTTTCGATTAATGGTTGTTTTAAGTCTTCTTGATAGAAGAATCTAGCATCTGCAAGTCTAGCTGATAAAACTTTTTCATTTCCAGCTTTTACTTTATCAGAATATTCGATACCGTTTCTTACAACTACGAATTTTGGAAGTAATTTTCCATTTTTATCTAAGATTGGGAAGTATCTTTGGTGAACTTCCATAGATATAATTAATACTTCTTGTGGAACTTCTAAGAAATCTTGATTGAATGTTCCAACGATTGGATAAGGATATTCAACTAAGTTTGTAACTTCGTTTAAAAGATTTTCGTGAATTAATACTACTTCATCTTCTCCAGTACAATTTTTAACAATTAAATCTCTTATCATTTGTTTTCTTTCAGCTATATCAATTATTACATTATTTTCTCTTATTTTTGTGAAATATTCATCAACATTTGCAACTGTAAATCTTCCACCGAAGAATCTGTGTCCTCTTGACTCAAGTCCACTTTCAATTCCTTCAATTTCAAATTTTACAAGTTCATTGTCAACTATTGCTAAAAACCATTGGATAGGTCTTGCAAATCTGAATTTTCTGTCAGCCCATTTCATTGATTTAGGGAATTCAAGTTCTAATACAAGATTTTTTAATATATCAGAAAGTAAAGATTTTGTTTCAACCCCTTCAGAGAATTTTCTAACAGCTATATATTCACCTTTTGGTGTAGAAACTATTTCTAAATCTTTAGCTTCTACTCCTTGAGATTTAGCAAATCCAAGTCCTGCTTTAGAAAGCATTCCATCTTGTCCATAAGCAACTTTTTTTGCTGGTCCCATATTTAATTCATTAAGGTCATTTTGTCTTTCAGCTAATCCTTCAACTAAGATAACTAATCTTCTTGGAGTTCCGAAAGTTTTTATATCTTGATAATCTATTCTTTCATCTTTTAATTTTTTTGCTAGGTTATTTTTTAAATCATTTAAAGCATTAACTAGGAATCTTGCTGGGTTTTCTTCCATTCCTATTTCAAATAACAACTTCATATTTCTATCTCCTTCTTCACAAATTTTTAATTCCATCTTAAAAAATATTTATCTTAAACTATATATTTTTTTTAAGTAATGGATATCCTAAGTTCTTTCTATTTTCTACATAGATTTCAGCACATTTTTTAGCTAATTCTCTAACTCTTAAAATATAAGCCATTCTCTCAGTTGTAGAGATAGCCCCTCTTGAATCTAGGACGTTGAATGTGTGAGAACATTTTAAAACATAGTCATATGCTGGTAATACAAGTCCTGCTTCTAATATTTTTTTAGCTTCAGCTTCATATTCATCAAACCATTTGAAGTGAGATTCTAAGTCAGCTAATTCAAATGAATATTTTGAGTTTTCATATTCATATTGGTATCTCATATCTCCGTATTTAACTTCGTCTGTCCAGTCTAAATCATAAACATTTGATTTATTTTGGATATATAGAGCGATTCTTTCAAGTCCGTAAGTGATTTCTACTGGAACTATGTCAAGTTCTAATCCTCCAACTTGTTGGAAATATGTAAATTGAGTGATTTCCATTCCATCTAGCCATACTTCCCAACCAAGTCCCCAAGCTCCTAATGTTGGTGATTCCCAGTCGTCTTCAACGAATCTTATATCGTGTTCTTCTGGTATAATTCCTAAAAGTCTTAAACTTTCTAAGTATAACTCTTGGATATTATCTGGAGATGGTTTCATTATTACTTGGAATTGGTGATGTTGGTAAACTCTATTTGGGTTTTCTCCATATCTTCCATCTTTTGGTCTTCTTGATGGTTCTACATAAGCAGTTTTCCAAGGTTCAGGTCCTAATGCCATTAAGAATGTGTTTGGATTGAATGTTCCTGCTCCTGTTTCTATATCATAAGGATTTCCCAAAACGCACCCTTTAGACCCCCAATATCTTTGAAGAGTTGTTATTATCTCTTGAAATGTCATTTTTTCTTCCTCCAATTTATTTTAAATTTTAATTTTGAGATTCTTTATTTTTTAGTTTTAATAAGATGTCTAAGAATATAAGTGCTACTCCTATATTTATATATACATCTGCTAAATTAAAAACATATTGCCAAATTCCTCTAAAATCTAGCATATCTACAACATATCCTCTAAAAATTCTATCTATCATATTTCCGATAGCTCCAGAGATAATAACCATATAAGCTATTCTCTCTATAACTTCTATCTTTTTAAAATTTTTAAAGAAATATATAATAATCCCGATAATTGCTATTGTAGTGGCTATACTAATAGCATTTATTTTTCCTTGAAAGACACCAAAAGCGATACCTCTATTTTGAACATAAGTTATATGAAAAAAATTAGATATTATCTCTATTGTATCTCCAACAAAAAAATTATTTTCTATTTGAATTTTAGTCAGTTGGTCTAGTAACACCAGACCAACTATTCCTATTAAATAATATATCATAATTTTTACCTATTTTAAAACT is a genomic window of Fusobacterium perfoetens containing:
- a CDS encoding NAD-dependent protein deacylase yields the protein MINLFYFPKNRVKALVSTDSGIKDFRGKNGLYKEKNYMGYEPEEILSIDFFLSHTDIFNKYIEEKMMINDIKPNPGHKALAELEKMGKVKAVITQNIDNLHQEGGSKKVLELHGTLKDWYCLKCGKRANRRFDCECGGVVRPRVTLYGEMLDEKVTDAAISEIKKADTLIIIGTSLTVYPAAYYINYFRGKNLVIINETPTSQDHIATLVIRDNFSKVFSETLEILKNN
- a CDS encoding YitT family protein encodes the protein MKKYLFRDILLITIGAFLIAFGIHYFYRANSLGSSGITGICLILFYLFKFDIGTTYALLNIPLIIIGYKLIGGKFILKTFYGTVMTSVAFEILSRVPTAPLQDKLMACIFGGILVGLGLGSMFAAGGSSGGTDILVKILNKYFEIPVGKAFFIMDFTVLSISGFLFGKEIFMYTLVGVFSCTKVIDMIQDGFDSSKAITIISDKSLIIKDIIMKEAKRGTTIIKAQGGFEGKEKNMLSCIVNRYEVTAIKRIIRSVDEDAFVYITDVAEVLGKGFKDLKIK
- a CDS encoding shikimate kinase, with amino-acid sequence MKENIALIGFMGSGKTTVGKALARALEMKFVDIDKEIVKLEKRSVTEIFEQDGEQYFRELERKIIDKESKDNNIVISTGGGVIIDNANIKKLKESSFVVYLNCDIDCIYDRVKNKKHRPLLNVDEPYKKLVELYNKREILYKISCDYSVDINRESYLYDTVEKIKNKYING
- a CDS encoding VOC family protein — translated: MMIDHIAIWVEDLEKMREFYCKYFDGVSNQKYENKIKGFESYFISFDGATRIELMKRKDIEERIYKEILGLAHLAFKVGSKEKVNELTEIFRKDGYKIIGEPRTTGDGYYESVILDPEGNRIELVG
- a CDS encoding recombinase family protein is translated as MERVAIYIRVSKKEQAKNKGTDSSLAIQLKKCTDYCEEKKYEVLKVYSDVESGGNDDRKGFNDLQNTIPKKIYTKVIFWEVSRIARKISTGMKFFEDLEKYGVSFESVSQPYLKDFMSLSIFLAWGTEDLKQMSLRIKSNLLEKTKAGYFVHGNPATGYIRGKNKMIVPDPEKAPLILKIFETFAENWNLSETGRIFGKTRSDITEIIDNRIYIGEVVYKKYVKDPVDSKHRIKTKNNRIWYKGLHEPIVPLELFNLCQEIRKLNIKIRESREKGKPILLFSGLVVCTCGKKMFQTRRYHTNKAGEKYPYYVYLCTNKLTGKKHSIAARKLDNAIIEKIKNSKELLELNGIEYNENESIKNKLKLIEKELLALETERERIIKLFQKEFINEDELESKFNDITARKKKLKESQKHYEEEDKKESSKDNVENFEKLKYIIENYSEDDVVETRKLLRLLIKEITVVSKKPLKVNIIFN
- a CDS encoding SDR family NAD(P)-dependent oxidoreductase; protein product: MNRLKGKIVLITGATAGIGKSCAMQFAEMGSRLILMIRNEEKGKKLIQEINEKYPDTEITLLVGDVRDGKDCEELINSLPEDLKSIDVLVNNAGLAKGLDKVYEVSIEDINTMIDTNIKGLLFVTRAVVPLMLKYNKGHIINLGSVAGALSYANGGVYCATKAAVRFITDALRIELLETPLKVTNIQPGLVETDFSLTRFSGDVERAKNVYKGIEALTPDDIADIIVSTANQPDRVQVSEVTIVAQTQADSRTIYKK
- a CDS encoding putative manganese-dependent inorganic diphosphatase — protein: MDPILIFGHRHPDTDSICSSIALANLKKELGEEAIPCRLGEINNETRFVLDYFKIDTPKFLKTVSAQISDLTRVEKKVLSVNDSLKGALDTMTEENFSSLPVIDENRQLKGMLHVSDIANTYLNLDHCDLFTKYTTTFENLMNVLKGDIVSGVYPSGIITGNLKSISELDEVSKGDIVVTTYLADGIDRSIKAGAKVIIVSCSEEDFISPRVTSECAIMRVHSNLFKIISLISQSLSVSSIIPKEKFYSFKIDEFLHDIKDIMKEATQTNFPVTKKDGTVYGTIRTKNLINFTRKKVILVDHNEKEQSVDGLQDAKILQVVDHHKFGNFITDEPVKINAEIVGCTSTIIYDLYKAARVVPSKEIAGIMMSAILSDTLLFKSPTCTEKDIEAVRELSKLCGEEDFESFGMKMLIAGTSLKNMTSQEILSIDMKEFTMNGVKISISQINTVDIQGVLEKKKDFEDIMNINNEIHDYSLSILIITDIIKSGSYFLAIGDKQNLLEKAFDVKLENNIVWLNGIISRKKQVVPVLMVTSQNLD